AAGACAAGTAATGACTTGATCATTCATCTCATTAACTTCTTAGAGGGACAAGGCAAGTGACAGGAGCCACACATGGCCATAAAGGTAAATACACAAGCATGGACTTTGAAGAGAAACCTGAGATGAATATATATAAGTTTAACTCAGGAAAACCCCTTACAAACTAACCGGTCGCCCAATCCAAATCTGAAAAAAACCAAACTCACTGTCTATACTGCGAAAAAGAGATCTTTGTCCTGAAGTATAAATGAACTTTACTGTTTTTGagttattattcaaaatttgtctaaaaaaaaaaatatcgaaCTGATTCGATTTTTAGGTGAGTTAAAttcgaatttaatttttaaattcacttAGTAAATGATTTAAATTTGAGCTCTATAATATTTGATTTGTTAAAACTCGTGAACTTAATTCGTTTTCGAGTTTATAAATAAGCTCACTAACAGACTTACGAAcagttttattaaataaactgaaattaatattataaaaaaataaattagttttacatatatttttataaatcaaatttaaatttattaaaatttaattttatataatttaattatatttttaaaacttacataTATTCAAActcttaaaatttaagaattcacttttttataaatttatgagttaatttatatatataattaaatttaatttaatttatatatataattaaattaagtttattttttataaatttacgagttaatttgtatatataaataaattaaattatttgtaaattaaaatttattatataaataaattaaattatttataaaatattaaagattaaattcaataaaaatttaatttgtctaAATTCATTTACTATatgagttaaatttaaatttatcaatatttgaTTCAAATTCGAAAcgagtaaaatttaaatttaatttaaatttaaattttttttaatgaatctaGTTTGAGTTCTTTAAATCTCATCTTGACTCTATTTATTTAGATCTGTACCCTCGCCCTCGCCCTCGCCCGTCACAATATCCAAATCCAACTTTTCTGAGTTAGCTAGAAATAGCCACCATTGAAAGAATCTCTCATATCTCCTACAAAACTCAAAAGTAACAATAAGTTGAGGAGTTGCCGGTCACAATACCTACAAATCCAACTTTTTCTAATTAGCTAGAAATAGCCGCCGCTCACAGAACCTCtcagatatttttaaaaattcaaaggtAACAACAAGCTGAGAGGGGTGCAATCGATCAGAAACATGATCCATGCACCTTCGGGCTCTGAACCACGAGGGGACCGACTACGAGAGACACTGAGGTTACACTTACAATTTCGAAAATATACTATTTgtcaatatttatttatcattaataaaattttatcaaataaaaaaaatatcattttaaataaagggacgattatatttaataaattttttatttaaaatatgaacaattaaagtGATATAacgataaatttatttaaaaaaatatcaattctaaaatttaataaaaatttacaatcattcaaaattaaagtcagttaaaaaacatttaaatgtgAAAACTGAAGAGATTGAACCACCTGCAAACAGTCATAAGAATGcaactattaaaaaataaaaaatttcgtcACAAAAATCAAAAAGTGAGGAAAAGCTAAAATTTCAACAATAAACTATACTCTCAGAATTTTCCACAATAAAATcgtaactaataaaattttgagattGAAACAAAAACTCATCAATTTGATAAAACCAACTGAAATTATCCAAACTTTACAAATCTCGGCGGAACAGAATTGCCAAAATCATGCAATCACAGTCTTGTCGGTCTATTTCAGCAGCCGGTCTATTTCAGCCGCGAAAATCTCCATATAACCCAGTTTCCtacataaataacaaaaaattatattttccacataaataataaaaaatagtcaATTTTTCATATTGAAACTTTACAATAAATACAGTACCATCATTTCCAATAAACTTATTTCACCGTTTCAAAAGTTaccaaatatttaaataaattttaattctcataGAATCCAACAATATaacttatattttctttcaaataaataaaaattaattatacaacCAAGAATTTCTTTTCctatatctttaaaattaacattattaaattgtcaatttttagattaaaagccactttttatctaaaattatatattatattgagAAGACTAAtagcattaattattattatttcttttcatttttactTTATATCTCCTAGACAcggtaattaattttattattttccaaacttattttattatttttctttcactttcttttAGTTACGTCACTTTTGAAATAATTACAATAAACTCGAGCtcttatgaaaataaattatcattatattaatatttgtatttatttttatttgttaattgtatacactttaattatttatacataattttttattataaaaattttgtctagtataatttttattataaaaattttgtctagtataattttttattataaaaattttgtctAGTTATATTaagtttattttatagaaaattaaatttattttatttgcaactttttattttttttaaatttctattaGATGCTCGTAGAAATAAAtgttacaatttttttattataataaaattgtatctttattttatttatatataataaattttactgtcaaattaatttaatttttttaatattgtgaTTATAAgcgtatatatatttaatattgtgcatttttttatatatttatactaataaataatttattattaatatttaaagataATAGCGGGTTGAATACtcaatctaattaaatttattttaaattcgattaaaatttattattaatttatttaaaaaatatttaaattcatttattttgtgaAGTTTAAAACTTTATCTAATTTGACTTCCCTcgaaactttttttaaaaatttatatcaataacataaatatttaatttgcatTAAAAAGACAAGTAAAGATGGAGAAGAATAGAGTTTGAGTCATAATTTCATACTAGAAATTGACTGAAATGTCTAATAATCAACGTACAATAAGTCAAAAACGTGTTTCATTTCCATTGCCATGTAACAACAAAAACGTGTTTCtctatttgatattatttattttatattttaataatttttataaaattatataaaacttttatttttttaaaataataattattttaattaaaaaatttaatttctttattccaaaaaaagaaattattataaataccaAATGCTTACCCTGATTTTTTAATAACTCAACTCCCTATCTTCATCATCAAAATTTGCTAAAGAGAATGGCTAATCTACTTTGGTTTGCTCACTCTATCTGCCTTCTTTTGTTTCACTTGCATTTTCAAGCTTTCCCTTCTCtatctttttctttcaattcctcCTCTGCAGCCATACAGTGCCAATATGATCAGAGTCTTGCCTTACTCCAATTCAAGACATCGTTATCCGTTAAAAGTGCTCCTTCTCCCTGGAGCTTCCTTCACCACCCTAAGCCTTATCTCAAGACAGAGTCTTGGAAAGAGGGCACTGATTGCTGTTGGTGGGATGGGATTACATGTGATATGGAAACGGGTAATGTAATTGGCCTTCACCTTTCTAATAGCTTCTTGTATGGTCCTATCTATTCTAACAATCCTCTTTTCTCTCTTCGCCATCTCCGAAAACTCGACTTGTCTTTAAATGATTTCAACCACTCTCGAATTGTTCCTCAGTTTGGCCAGTTTTCCAAGTTAACACATCTTAATCTAAGCTATTCTGGTTTTGTGGGTCAAATTCCTTCAGAAATTACTTACCTGTCAGgtttgctatctcttgatcTTTCTTGGAATTATGATTTGATATCAGAAACCACTATTTTTACCAAGCTTGTTCAAAACCTAACCCAATTACGGGAATTGGACTTGAGTGAAGTAAACATGTCTGTGGTTGCACCTAGTTCCTTGATGAATTTGTCTTCTTCTTTGACATCTCTCAAACTTGAATTTTGTGAAATGCAAGGAAAAATCCCCGATATCAGTCGTCTATCTAAATTGGTTTCACTTGATCTTTCTTGGAATTTTGGTGGTTTGACAATAGAACCAATGATTTTTGACAAGCTTGATAGAAATCTAACCAAGATAAGAGACTTAGCCTTCGGAGATGTAAACATGTCCATGGTTGAACCTAGTTCTTTGATGAATATCTCTTCTTATTTATCATCACTTGGACTTCGATATTGTGAATTGAAAGGGAAATTTCCAGACAACATAATTCAACGATCAAACCTCCAACTGCTTGATTTATTGGGTAATGAAGATCTCAACGGTTCCTTACCTCGGCATAACTGGAATAATTCTCTCAGGTCTTTGTCTCTTTCTTTGACACAAATTACAATATATTTGGACCATGATTTTATCAGTAATTTGAAGTCTTTAGAAACTTTGGAGCTCTGTCAATGCAATTTTAGagtttcaaatttgaaatttttgggTATGTTGACTCGACTCATTACGTTGGATATCTCCTTTAATAATTTCAGTGGTCAAATTCCATCTTCACTTGGAAGTCTTAAGCAGCTCTCTTATTTATACCTTTCCGATAACAATTTCAGTGGTGAGATTCCCTCCTCTTTTAAAAACCTTAAACAACTTCAGGAATTGTGGCTCCAAAATAACCATTGTAGTGGTCCCATTCCTCATTATTTTACAAACTTCACACTACtttatgttttatatttatcaaataataaattcacaGGCCCCATCCCTTTCCAAGTAGGCGGGTTTTCAAGTCTAATATCCCTATATTTATCTAATAACTTATTAAATGCAACAATACCACCCTCTGTGTTTATCCTACCTCAGTTGCGCTATTTATTGCTCGACAATAACCAGCTCACCGGTCGTTTAGGTCCATTCCAAGAAAATCCATTGGTTCATATTGATTTGAGCAATAACAAGTTGTATGGCTTCATTCCAAGCTCAATTTTCAAACTTGTGGACTTGAATGTTCTCATTCTTTCATCCAATAAATTGATAGGAGAAGTTTCTTCAGCAGTTTGCAACCTAAATTCTCTCAAAATTCTTGACTTGTCAAACAACAGTTTGAACGGCTTCATCCCACAATGTTTGGGAAATTTCAGCAATGATCTCTCGGTGCTGCATTTGGGCACGAACAATTTCCAAGGAACCATCCCTGAGACGTTTTCAGCAAGAGGCAGCTTGAGATATTTGAACTTCAATGGCAATCAATTGCAAAGGAGAATCCCTCTGTCCATTTCTAATTGTAGAAATTTGGAGATTTTAGATCTTGGAAACAATAATATAGATGACTCATTCCCCCATTTCTTGGAAACTCTTCCGGAGCTGCAAATTCTAATTCTGAAATCCAATAAACTCCATGGATTTGTGAAAGGGTCCTCTACCAATTATTCCTTCTCAAAGCTGCGAATGTTTGACCTCTCCGATAACATGTTGAGCGGGCCATTACCTTCAGGGTATTTCAATAATTTCAAAGCAATGATGAACTTTGATGTCAAGATGGAGTACATGAGGACACCAAATTTTTCTTACGATTATTCTGTGCGTCTGACACTCAAAGGAGTTGAGATTGAGTTGGTGAGAATCCAAACACTTCTTACAACCATTGATTTGTCAGGCAACAAATTCACAGGGGAGATCCCACAGTCTATTGGAAAGCTTAAAGCACTTAAGTTGCTCAACTTTTCTCACAATCAACTCACGGGCAATATTCAACCATCATTGAGGGAATCGTCCAATTTGGAATCACTAGACCTCTCTTCAAATTTTCTTGTTGGAAGGATTCCTATGCAGTTGACAGATTTAACATTTCTGCAAGTATTTCGGGTTTCAGATAATCGACTTGAAGGACCCATACCTGAAGGAAAGCAGTTCAACACATTTGATAAAAGTTCATATGAAGGAAATTTGGGATTGTGTGGATTTCCACTAGAAAAATGCAATAATGGGGAGAGGCAAAAACCAGAAATATCCAAGGAAGATGATTCCAATTCTAAATTTGGATTTGGGTGGCAACCTGTAGTGGCAGGGTATGGATGTGGAGTAATATTTGGTATTGCAATGGGATATCGTGTGTTTAAAACAAGAAAACCAATATGGTTTGTGAGGATAGTTGAAGGACAAAGACGTGCAAAGCCAAAAAGATTCAAAAACTAGGATTTCTTGGTATTTACAGGTAATGTTTTGTAATATCTGTTTCTTTGCATTCTTTTTAACATGAGTTTCTTacaattcttctttttcttttttcatgaaATTTCTAACATGTTAGGTAGATGAAGAATAAGTGAGCAGATGCAAAATGAAGATACAGATCGGACATGAATGCAGTGGAAAACATAGcattatatttctttttcttttttttttcttttaaaaatattgtctttttaatatgtataaaaaattaaaatgaaattattcaTCGTCACTATTTAAACTTTTACATATATAttgacttcaaaaaaaaaaaaaacttttacatatatATAGAGGGAggagaattaataaaataatctcaatttcaattattatataattaaaataattatttcaatttatttaaaaattatttaaaataagagaattaataaaaagaataattaaattaaattcatgcAAAATCTTAATTTCAATTAGGAGGATAATGTGAATATATATTATCAATGACCTCTCAAAGGAGTTTATGAAATCTTTAGCAAGTTTCTTTgtgaatttatattaatttttatgtttacttTTAATtccataattaataataaatttagtatATTATCTTTAAAACATTGTATGTTATAAGATATTTAAGCAATACGAATTAAATAACTTGATGTATTATAGTATACAGTGAATATATAAACATGAAAATGTGAgacaaaatttgaaaaaaattaataatatttaatttattaagattattattttgattattaaatatttttttaaaagtgatTGCAGaaagataattttaataaaatttaatatataattaatacttATAGATTTAGTTTAACAGTTAGCGTATCTCTCGGGTTTTATTCCCTAatcttcaattttcaatttcaaaaacTAGAGAGAAAGGtataatttagttttgaaaaataaaacttgtaatgggagtttttctttttgtaatttttatgatgtgttaatttttattgtttaagaaagggaaaattttatgaaattatgtAAAGATTTTAaacagaaaaattattttttgatctattaattttaggactgagcattcggtcggtttggttttaaatcgaaccgaatagaataaa
This region of Manihot esculenta cultivar AM560-2 chromosome 10, M.esculenta_v8, whole genome shotgun sequence genomic DNA includes:
- the LOC110625098 gene encoding receptor-like protein Cf-9 homolog isoform X1, whose amino-acid sequence is MANLLWFAHSICLLLFHLHFQAFPSLSFSFNSSSAAIQCQYDQSLALLQFKTSLSVKSAPSPWSFLHHPKPYLKTESWKEGTDCCWWDGITCDMETGNVIGLHLSNSFLYGPIYSNNPLFSLRHLRKLDLSLNDFNHSRIVPQFGQFSKLTHLNLSYSGFVGQIPSEITYLSGLLSLDLSWNYDLISETTIFTKLVQNLTQLRELDLSEVNMSVVAPSSLMNLSSSLTSLKLEFCEMQGKIPDISRLSKLVSLDLSWNFGGLTIEPMIFDKLDRNLTKIRDLAFGDVNMSMVEPSSLMNISSYLSSLGLRYCELKGKFPDNIIQRSNLQLLDLLGNEDLNGSLPRHNWNNSLRSLSLSLTQITIYLDHDFISNLKSLETLELCQCNFRVSNLKFLGMLTRLITLDISFNNFSGQIPSSLGSLKQLSYLYLSDNNFSGEIPSSFKNLKQLQELWLQNNHCSGPIPHYFTNFTLLYVLYLSNNKFTGPIPFQVGGFSSLISLYLSNNLLNATIPPSVFILPQLRYLLLDNNQLTGRLGPFQENPLVHIDLSNNKLYGFIPSSIFKLVDLNVLILSSNKLIGEVSSAVCNLNSLKILDLSNNSLNGFIPQCLGNFSNDLSVLHLGTNNFQGTIPETFSARGSLRYLNFNGNQLQRRIPLSISNCRNLEILDLGNNNIDDSFPHFLETLPELQILILKSNKLHGFVKGSSTNYSFSKLRMFDLSDNMLSGPLPSGYFNNFKAMMNFDVKMEYMRTPNFSYDYSVRLTLKGVEIELVRIQTLLTTIDLSGNKFTGEIPQSIGKLKALKLLNFSHNQLTGNIQPSLRESSNLESLDLSSNFLVGRIPMQLTDLTFLQVFRVSDNRLEGPIPEGKQFNTFDKSSYEGNLGLCGFPLEKCNNGERQKPEISKEDDSNSKFGFGWQPVVAGYGCGVIFGIAMGYRVFKTRKPIWFVRIVEGQRRAKPKRFKN
- the LOC110625098 gene encoding receptor-like protein Cf-9 homolog isoform X2, producing the protein MASLVWLASFLLLFHFHFQASVSFSLNSNSSAMLCQRDQSLALLQFKETFSIAKAVFVPPYYPKPYLKTKYWKEGTDCCWWDGITCDMETGNVIGLHLSNSFLYGPIYSNNPLFSLRHLRKLDLSLNDFNHSRIVPQFGQFSKLTHLNLSYSGFVGQIPSEITYLSGLLSLDLSWNYDLISETTIFTKLVQNLTQLRELDLSEVNMSVVAPSSLMNLSSSLTSLKLEFCEMQGKIPDISRLSKLVSLDLSWNFGGLTIEPMIFDKLDRNLTKIRDLAFGDVNMSMVEPSSLMNISSYLSSLGLRYCELKGKFPDNIIQRSNLQLLDLLGNEDLNGSLPRHNWNNSLRSLSLSLTQITIYLDHDFISNLKSLETLELCQCNFRVSNLKFLGMLTRLITLDISFNNFSGQIPSSLGSLKQLSYLYLSDNNFSGEIPSSFKNLKQLQELWLQNNHCSGPIPHYFTNFTLLYVLYLSNNKFTGPIPFQVGGFSSLISLYLSNNLLNATIPPSVFILPQLRYLLLDNNQLTGRLGPFQENPLVHIDLSNNKLYGFIPSSIFKLVDLNVLILSSNKLIGEVSSAVCNLNSLKILDLSNNSLNGFIPQCLGNFSNDLSVLHLGTNNFQGTIPETFSARGSLRYLNFNGNQLQRRIPLSISNCRNLEILDLGNNNIDDSFPHFLETLPELQILILKSNKLHGFVKGSSTNYSFSKLRMFDLSDNMLSGPLPSGYFNNFKAMMNFDVKMEYMRTPNFSYDYSVRLTLKGVEIELVRIQTLLTTIDLSGNKFTGEIPQSIGKLKALKLLNFSHNQLTGNIQPSLRESSNLESLDLSSNFLVGRIPMQLTDLTFLQVFRVSDNRLEGPIPEGKQFNTFDKSSYEGNLGLCGFPLEKCNNGERQKPEISKEDDSNSKFGFGWQPVVAGYGCGVIFGIAMGYRVFKTRKPIWFVRIVEGQRRAKPKRFKN